The following are from one region of the Andrena cerasifolii isolate SP2316 chromosome 1, iyAndCera1_principal, whole genome shotgun sequence genome:
- the LOC143372778 gene encoding uncharacterized protein LOC143372778, with product METRSSDKLFILDYYEQQIVGAKLPSNGQVLRVLFYNMRKVKLDLKTSATLVIKETEIFWEKARIPVKKTSDSIDKLKSLYQKWRTLYKSVNRRTAIQIQREQEFKDSLDDLFDIAHANALEMIKIEEDKLFLLKQREKGRVGLMGASDRALGEKEKRKTLREERTKTLQEQGQQSLVQETVQLQSSSSSSDEMTMNVPLGSGIGDLPLDSSIGNVPEGLQVSSDSEVEGDSNIPGPSDRKRRRGKVQAFSSKLVAALDACKISDRDAITPNICGKCSEKLISGG from the exons ATGGAGACAAGAAGTAGtgataaattgtttatattgGACTACTACGAACAACAAATTGTTGGTGCAAAATTGCCGAGTAACGGACAAGTGTTACGAGTTCTTTTCTATAATATGAGAAAAGTAAAGCTGGACCTTAAAACAAGTGCTACTCTAGTtataaaagaaactgaaatattttggGAGAAAGCACGAATACCAGTGAAGAAGACGTCGGATAGCATTGACAAGTTGAAGTCTCTTTATCAGAAATGGAGAACATTATATAAATCTGTCAATCGTCGAACTGCAATCCAAATACAGCGGGAACAAGAATTCAAAGATTCGTTGGACGATTTATTTGACATCGCCCATGCGAATGCTTTAGAAATGATAAAAATCGAAGAagataaattatttctattgAAACAGAGGGAAAAAGGGCGAGTTGGACTAATGGGTGCCAGTGATCGTgctttaggagaaaaagaaaagcgGAAAACTCTTCGAGAAGAACGGACGAAAACACTACAAGAACAAGGTCAACAATCACTTGTACAAG aAACAGTGCAGCTACAATCTTCGTCGTCATCCAGCGACGAAATGACGATGAATGTACCGTTAGGTTCGGGCATTGGAGATTTGCCGTTAGATTCGAGCATTGGGAATGTTCCTGAGGGGTTGCAGGTATCCAGTGACTCAGAAGTTGAAGGTGATTCGAATATACCTGGGCCGAGTGACCGAAAAAGGAGAAGAGGGAAAGTCCAAGCATTTTCTTCAAAGTTAGTTGCAGCTTTAGATGCGTGCAAAATCAGCGATCGCGATGCT ATCACGCCAAACATCTGCGGGAAATGTTCGGAGAAATTAATCTCAGGGGGATAA